A stretch of Streptomyces vietnamensis DNA encodes these proteins:
- a CDS encoding non-ribosomal peptide synthetase, which produces MPPSRTEDLLDGGPSPAPAPPVLDLIAHQTRTRPDAPALVHADARLTYAELDAAVRDRAGELAAQGAGPGRLVALHRPRGIDAIVGLLAVLCTGAAYLPLDVQAPDARNEAILKDACGDLAPGPAEVARHGELVLGGPGAGEGAAYVIYTSGSTGTPNGVVVAHDSLAHFIAGATPAYGIGPDDAVLQFSPLHFDASIQEIFTTLGAGGTLVLRTDDMLDVAELLAGCARHGVTYLDLPAAYWHELVYVLTTGSVALPEGLRTVMIYGEAALPERVAQWRGLVGDRIRLLNGYGPTETTVVATVADLSRHDAGPIPIGRPLPGVRAAVVDGELWLLGGGLTRGYLHRPELNARRFTELDGERAYRTGDLVTIGEDRQILYHGRLDDEVKIGGQRIDPAAVDSVLAGHAAVREAAVVAQQDGDGVKRLVAFVVTEGGTGAEELRDRVRARMPAAAVPAVSIVVALPRTSSGKINRKALRTADPRLPVVHEEPLPAEDRVPLSHAQRRLWLVGQLDGPSAAYNMPIVLDLETAPDRAALAAAVADLAERHEVLRTVFPAPDDEPYQHVLAPTAVRLRTVECPAGERAERVARFTAETFDLSRELPLRVALFLPDDGPGATLAVLLHHVAGDGWSLEPLMTDLAHAYAARAEGRAPEREPLPVQYADYTLWQNDLLGEADDPDSLVARGLAHWRTALDGLPAATDLPLDRPRTAVRAHDGGLVTAAVEPAVHARLVRLAEEHDASLLMVAQAALGLALRAAGAGEHTVLGTPVAGRDDEALDELVGFFVNTLVLPTDTSGDPAFTDLLHRVRDTDLAAFAHQRLPFDLLVEHLNPPRTPGVHPLFQVMLTLRTTGPDGGPFHLGAIPGRFAGEGPATTKFDLTAAFEELRDADGAPAGLRLGLEYARDVLDEDTARILLAALERALRAAAEHPEARIRDNGLVDPATRHALDERRARTAARAAEATAPTRAEPPAPHTDTLRELFAEVLGLDQVGPHEGFFTIGGHSMSGVRLANRIRARLGADVQVRDLLLAPTPDALARRIADRSTTPETGGVPEPVRPRPVPRADRPARIPLSYAQRRLWFIDTLEGPSASYNIPLVLRPAEPLDAVALAEALTDLSDRHEVLRTRYRSVDGEPHQEILPAVRPPLDVRSVPAGRLQATVAEAAGHVFDLAEETPLRATLVTPDDGGGQVLVLLVHHIAADGWSTGPLLADLGTAYRARTEDRDPTWRPLPVQYADYTLWQRDLIDGPAAAAHLEFWERTLADAPAVFELPSARPRPAEATHRGGRAPVTVDAATHQALEAVARRSGATLFMVLQAALAAVLTRHGAGTDLPLATMTAGRDDESLGDLVGFFVNTLVLRTDTSGDPTFTELLDRVRQTDLAAYGHQELPFDRVVEHLNPLRTTAHHPLAQIVVQLHHDYTGDAAGAKGLFQEGGPALLDTVSTKFDLTFAMEERRDAEGRPIGLAGGLEYATDLFDAPTAALLAAHLERTLRAAAADPGVRIGDVDLFTAADRFRLVSEYNDTAAVVPGAPETIHELIARRAARTPDAPALITDGETVGYGGLDARAGALAARLRTAGVRRGDTVGVLLERGVSLVVTALAVLKCGAAYLPLDPRLPEARIRLMLEDAGVRLVATDEDHAGVRGLAADADHAGVRGLAADADHAGVRGLATDEDHAEVQLVATDEDHASVVVVPALLLVDAPDAGEPLAEDVPATGDDLMYVMFTSGSTGRPKGVGVTHRNVVELARDRDVRAGGPHRMLVHSATGFDASVFEIWVPLLNGGSLVLTRGDGTDLAETARAVREHGVTTAYFTVGLFHVMADEGLDTLRLLREVWTGGDVANPAAVQRVLTHCPDTVLVHSYGPTETTFASHNQWFGTGERALRGAGLHLGRPMDNTRSHVLDDALRPVPPDVPGELYIAGAHVARGYVGRAGLTAERFVPDPFERDGSRMYRTGDRVLWTPAGELRFLGRADGQIKLRGVRIEPGEVERTLAAHPSVGQALVVVREDRPGDKTLVGYVVPRKDTAVTGARLIAELLAEARTALPEHLVPSAVVVLDALPLTVNGKPDRTALPAPHRPASAEGGRQPRNAREEVLCALFAEILDVPRVGIDDNFFTLGGHSLLGVRLVNRVRSVLGIERTVRDLFRLPTPAGLLGSPEDDGTAAALGVLLPLSTRGTRRPLFCVHPGTGVGWAYAGLARHLGDDQPLYALQARALSEPGHRPRSVEQMADDYLEQIRRVQPWGPYRLLGWSYGGLVAHTMAVRLREAGERVELLALMDVHQTGPGSVSVLPPEARAEKARDLATAMAEIRREDPVLAGFSDAELRAVLRASETHAALMARHVPGVADTDTVFFTARRPGEREGALAATWIPFTEGVIDNHTVECGHLQMAEPEPLETIGRIVAEKLSALQKEETRSQS; this is translated from the coding sequence GTCCACGCCGACGCCCGCCTCACCTACGCCGAGCTGGACGCCGCCGTACGGGACCGGGCCGGGGAGCTCGCCGCGCAGGGCGCGGGGCCCGGCCGGCTCGTCGCCCTCCACCGGCCGCGCGGCATCGACGCCATCGTCGGTCTGCTCGCCGTTCTCTGCACCGGCGCCGCCTACCTGCCCCTCGACGTCCAGGCCCCCGACGCCCGCAACGAGGCGATCCTGAAAGACGCCTGCGGCGACCTGGCGCCCGGCCCGGCGGAGGTCGCCCGGCACGGCGAGCTCGTCCTCGGAGGCCCCGGCGCCGGAGAGGGCGCGGCCTACGTCATCTACACCTCCGGTTCCACCGGCACCCCCAACGGCGTGGTCGTCGCCCACGACTCGCTCGCGCACTTCATCGCCGGTGCCACCCCCGCCTACGGCATCGGGCCCGACGACGCCGTCCTCCAGTTCAGCCCGCTGCACTTCGACGCCAGCATCCAGGAGATCTTCACGACCCTCGGCGCCGGCGGCACCCTCGTCCTGCGCACCGACGACATGCTCGACGTGGCCGAACTCCTCGCGGGCTGTGCCCGGCACGGCGTCACCTACCTCGACCTGCCCGCCGCCTACTGGCACGAGCTCGTCTACGTCCTCACCACCGGCTCCGTCGCCCTCCCCGAGGGCCTGCGCACCGTGATGATCTACGGCGAGGCCGCCCTGCCCGAGCGCGTCGCCCAGTGGCGGGGCCTGGTCGGCGACCGGATCCGCCTCCTCAACGGCTACGGCCCCACCGAGACCACCGTCGTCGCCACCGTGGCCGACCTCAGCCGCCACGACGCCGGACCCATCCCCATCGGCCGGCCGCTGCCCGGCGTCCGCGCCGCCGTCGTCGACGGCGAACTGTGGCTGCTCGGCGGCGGCCTGACCCGCGGCTACCTCCACCGGCCCGAACTGAACGCCCGCCGCTTCACCGAGCTCGACGGCGAGCGCGCCTACCGCACCGGCGATCTCGTCACCATCGGCGAGGACCGGCAGATCCTGTACCACGGCCGCCTCGACGACGAGGTGAAGATCGGCGGCCAGCGCATCGACCCCGCCGCCGTCGACTCCGTCCTCGCCGGCCACGCCGCGGTCCGGGAGGCCGCCGTCGTCGCGCAGCAGGACGGCGACGGCGTCAAGCGGCTCGTCGCCTTCGTGGTGACGGAGGGCGGCACGGGCGCGGAGGAGCTGCGCGACCGGGTACGCGCGCGCATGCCCGCCGCCGCCGTGCCCGCGGTCTCGATCGTCGTCGCCCTGCCCCGTACCAGCTCCGGCAAGATCAACCGCAAGGCGCTGCGCACGGCCGACCCGCGCCTGCCCGTCGTCCACGAGGAACCCCTGCCCGCCGAGGACCGCGTCCCGCTCTCCCACGCCCAGCGCCGGCTGTGGCTGGTCGGCCAGCTCGACGGCCCGTCCGCCGCCTACAACATGCCGATCGTCCTCGACCTGGAGACGGCCCCCGACCGGGCCGCCCTCGCCGCCGCGGTGGCCGACCTCGCCGAACGGCACGAGGTGCTGCGCACTGTGTTCCCGGCCCCCGACGACGAGCCGTACCAGCACGTCCTCGCCCCCACCGCCGTACGGCTGCGCACCGTCGAGTGCCCGGCGGGGGAACGCGCCGAGCGGGTCGCCCGGTTCACCGCCGAGACCTTCGACCTGTCCCGCGAACTCCCGCTGCGCGTCGCCCTGTTCCTGCCGGACGACGGCCCCGGCGCCACCCTGGCCGTCCTGCTCCACCACGTCGCCGGCGACGGCTGGTCCCTCGAACCGCTGATGACCGACCTCGCCCACGCCTACGCCGCGCGCGCCGAGGGCCGCGCGCCCGAACGCGAGCCGCTGCCCGTCCAGTACGCCGACTACACCCTCTGGCAGAACGACCTCCTCGGCGAAGCCGACGACCCCGACTCCCTCGTGGCCCGGGGCCTCGCCCACTGGCGTACGGCCCTGGACGGCCTGCCCGCCGCCACCGACCTGCCCCTCGACCGGCCCAGGACCGCCGTCCGCGCCCACGACGGCGGCCTGGTGACCGCCGCCGTCGAACCGGCCGTCCACGCACGGCTCGTCCGCCTCGCCGAGGAGCACGACGCCAGCCTGCTCATGGTGGCGCAGGCCGCCCTCGGCCTCGCCCTGCGCGCCGCCGGCGCCGGAGAGCACACCGTCCTCGGCACCCCCGTCGCCGGACGCGACGACGAGGCCCTCGACGAGCTCGTCGGCTTCTTCGTCAACACCCTCGTCCTGCCCACCGACACCAGCGGCGACCCCGCCTTCACCGACCTCCTGCACCGGGTCCGCGACACCGACCTCGCCGCCTTCGCCCACCAGCGGCTCCCCTTCGACCTCCTCGTGGAACACCTCAACCCGCCCCGCACACCCGGCGTCCACCCGCTCTTCCAGGTGATGCTCACCCTGCGGACCACCGGCCCCGACGGCGGGCCCTTCCACCTCGGCGCCATCCCGGGCCGCTTCGCCGGCGAAGGACCGGCCACCACCAAGTTCGACCTCACCGCCGCCTTCGAGGAACTCCGGGACGCCGACGGCGCCCCCGCCGGACTCCGGCTCGGCCTGGAGTACGCGCGCGACGTACTCGACGAGGACACCGCCCGCATCCTGCTCGCCGCCCTGGAGCGCGCCCTGCGCGCCGCCGCCGAGCACCCCGAGGCCCGGATCCGGGACAACGGCCTCGTCGACCCCGCGACCCGGCACGCCCTGGACGAACGGCGCGCCCGCACCGCCGCGCGCGCCGCCGAGGCGACCGCACCCACGCGTGCGGAGCCGCCCGCCCCGCACACCGACACCCTGCGGGAACTCTTCGCGGAAGTACTCGGCCTCGACCAGGTCGGCCCCCACGAAGGCTTCTTCACCATCGGCGGCCACTCCATGAGCGGCGTACGCCTCGCCAACCGGATCCGCGCCCGCCTCGGCGCCGACGTCCAGGTCCGCGACCTGCTCCTCGCGCCCACCCCGGACGCCCTCGCACGCCGCATCGCCGACCGGTCCACCACGCCGGAGACGGGCGGCGTCCCGGAGCCGGTACGCCCCCGCCCGGTGCCGCGCGCGGACCGGCCCGCACGCATCCCCCTGTCGTACGCCCAGCGCAGGCTGTGGTTCATCGACACGCTCGAAGGGCCCAGCGCCTCGTACAACATCCCCCTCGTCCTCAGGCCGGCGGAACCCCTCGACGCCGTCGCCCTCGCCGAGGCCCTCACCGACCTCTCCGACCGGCACGAGGTGCTGCGCACCCGCTACCGGAGCGTCGACGGCGAACCCCACCAGGAGATCCTGCCCGCCGTCCGGCCCCCGCTCGACGTGCGGTCCGTACCCGCCGGGCGGCTCCAGGCCACCGTCGCCGAAGCCGCCGGACACGTCTTCGACCTGGCCGAGGAGACGCCCCTGCGGGCCACCCTCGTCACCCCCGACGACGGCGGCGGACAGGTCCTCGTCCTGCTCGTCCACCACATCGCCGCCGACGGCTGGTCCACCGGCCCCCTCCTCGCAGACCTCGGCACCGCCTACCGGGCCCGCACCGAGGACCGGGACCCCACCTGGCGGCCACTGCCCGTCCAGTACGCCGACTACACCCTCTGGCAGCGCGACCTGATCGACGGCCCGGCCGCCGCCGCCCACCTGGAGTTCTGGGAGAGGACCCTCGCCGACGCCCCCGCCGTGTTCGAGCTCCCCTCCGCCCGCCCCCGCCCCGCCGAGGCCACCCACCGCGGCGGACGCGCCCCCGTCACCGTCGACGCCGCCACCCACCAGGCCCTCGAAGCCGTGGCACGGCGCAGCGGCGCCACCCTGTTCATGGTCCTCCAGGCCGCCCTGGCCGCCGTCCTCACCCGGCACGGCGCGGGCACCGACCTGCCGCTCGCCACCATGACCGCAGGACGCGACGACGAATCCCTCGGCGACCTGGTCGGCTTCTTCGTCAACACCCTCGTGCTGCGCACCGACACCTCCGGCGACCCCACCTTCACCGAACTCCTCGACCGGGTCCGGCAGACCGACCTCGCCGCCTACGGGCACCAGGAGCTCCCCTTCGACCGGGTCGTCGAGCACCTCAACCCGCTCCGCACCACCGCCCACCACCCGTTGGCCCAGATCGTCGTCCAGCTCCACCACGACTACACGGGCGACGCCGCCGGCGCGAAGGGCCTCTTCCAGGAGGGCGGGCCGGCGCTCCTGGACACCGTCTCCACCAAGTTCGACCTGACCTTCGCGATGGAGGAGCGGCGGGACGCCGAAGGGCGGCCGATCGGGCTCGCGGGCGGCCTGGAGTACGCCACGGACCTGTTCGACGCCCCCACCGCCGCGCTGCTCGCCGCCCACCTGGAGCGGACCCTGCGGGCAGCGGCCGCCGACCCCGGCGTACGGATCGGGGACGTGGACCTGTTCACCGCCGCCGACCGGTTCCGCCTCGTCAGCGAGTACAACGACACCGCGGCCGTGGTCCCCGGCGCCCCGGAGACGATCCACGAGCTGATCGCCCGCCGGGCCGCGCGCACCCCCGACGCGCCCGCGTTGATCACCGACGGGGAGACCGTCGGCTACGGAGGACTCGACGCCCGCGCCGGCGCGCTGGCCGCCCGTCTCCGGACCGCCGGCGTGCGCCGCGGCGACACCGTCGGCGTCCTCCTCGAACGCGGCGTGTCCCTGGTGGTGACGGCCCTCGCGGTCCTCAAATGCGGCGCCGCCTACCTGCCCCTGGACCCGCGGCTTCCCGAGGCGAGGATCCGGCTGATGCTGGAGGACGCCGGGGTCCGGCTGGTGGCGACCGACGAGGACCACGCCGGGGTGCGCGGGTTGGCGGCCGACGCGGACCATGCCGGGGTGCGCGGGTTGGCGGCCGACGCGGACCATGCCGGGGTGCGCGGGTTGGCGACCGACGAGGACCACGCCGAGGTCCAGCTGGTGGCGACCGACGAGGACCACGCTTCCGTCGTGGTCGTCCCGGCGCTCCTGCTCGTGGACGCGCCCGACGCCGGGGAGCCCCTCGCCGAGGACGTTCCCGCCACCGGGGACGACCTGATGTACGTGATGTTCACGTCCGGGTCGACGGGCCGCCCGAAGGGCGTCGGCGTCACCCACCGCAACGTGGTGGAGCTCGCCCGCGACCGCGACGTCCGTGCCGGGGGACCGCACCGGATGCTGGTCCACTCGGCGACCGGGTTCGACGCCTCCGTCTTCGAGATCTGGGTGCCGCTCCTCAACGGCGGCAGCCTCGTCCTCACCCGCGGCGACGGCACGGACCTCGCCGAGACCGCCCGCGCCGTCCGCGAACACGGCGTCACCACCGCCTACTTCACCGTCGGCCTCTTCCACGTCATGGCCGACGAGGGCCTGGACACCCTGAGACTCCTGCGCGAGGTGTGGACCGGCGGCGACGTCGCCAACCCCGCCGCCGTCCAGCGCGTCCTCACCCACTGCCCCGACACCGTCCTGGTCCACTCCTACGGCCCCACCGAGACCACCTTCGCCTCCCACAACCAGTGGTTCGGCACCGGCGAACGCGCCCTGCGGGGCGCCGGACTCCACCTCGGCCGCCCGATGGACAACACCCGCAGCCACGTCCTCGACGACGCGCTGCGACCCGTCCCGCCGGACGTCCCCGGCGAGCTGTACATCGCCGGCGCGCACGTGGCCCGCGGATACGTCGGCCGGGCCGGGCTGACCGCCGAGCGGTTCGTCCCCGACCCGTTCGAACGGGACGGCAGCCGCATGTACCGCACGGGCGACCGCGTGCTGTGGACCCCCGCCGGTGAACTCCGGTTCCTCGGACGGGCGGACGGCCAGATCAAGCTGCGCGGCGTACGGATCGAACCCGGCGAGGTCGAGCGGACCCTCGCCGCGCATCCCTCGGTCGGCCAGGCGCTCGTCGTGGTCCGCGAGGACCGGCCCGGCGACAAGACCCTCGTCGGCTACGTCGTCCCCCGCAAGGACACGGCGGTCACCGGGGCCCGACTGATCGCCGAGCTGCTCGCCGAGGCACGGACCGCGCTCCCCGAGCACCTCGTGCCCTCCGCCGTCGTCGTCCTCGACGCCCTGCCGCTCACCGTCAACGGCAAACCCGACCGCACGGCGCTCCCCGCCCCGCACCGCCCCGCCTCCGCCGAGGGCGGACGGCAGCCCCGCAACGCCCGCGAGGAGGTGCTGTGCGCGCTGTTCGCCGAGATCCTCGACGTGCCCCGCGTCGGCATCGACGACAACTTCTTCACCCTGGGCGGCCATTCGCTGCTCGGCGTCCGCCTTGTCAACCGCGTCCGTTCCGTCCTCGGCATCGAGCGCACCGTCCGCGACCTGTTCCGCCTGCCCACCCCCGCCGGACTGCTCGGCTCGCCCGAGGACGACGGCACGGCCGCCGCCCTGGGCGTCCTGCTCCCGCTCAGCACCCGTGGCACCCGCCGCCCGCTGTTCTGCGTCCACCCCGGCACCGGCGTCGGCTGGGCCTACGCGGGCCTCGCCCGCCACCTGGGCGACGACCAGCCGCTGTACGCGCTGCAGGCCCGCGCGCTGAGCGAGCCCGGCCACCGGCCGCGCAGCGTCGAGCAGATGGCCGACGACTACCTGGAGCAGATCAGGCGGGTACAGCCCTGGGGCCCGTACCGGCTGCTCGGCTGGTCGTACGGCGGCCTCGTCGCCCACACCATGGCCGTACGGCTCCGCGAGGCGGGCGAGCGGGTCGAACTGCTCGCGCTGATGGACGTCCACCAGACCGGACCCGGCAGCGTCTCCGTGCTCCCGCCCGAGGCGAGGGCCGAGAAAGCGCGGGACCTCGCCACGGCGATGGCGGAGATCCGCCGCGAGGACCCCGTCCTCGCCGGGTTCTCCGACGCCGAACTCCGGGCCGTGCTCCGCGCCTCCGAGACCCACGCCGCACTCATGGCACGGCACGTGCCCGGCGTCGCCGACACCGACACGGTGTTCTTCACCGCCCGCCGGCCGGGGGAGCGGGAAGGCGCCCTCGCCGCCACCTGGATTCCCTTCACCGAGGGCGTCATCGACAATCACACCGTCGAGTGCGGCCATCTCCAGATGGCCGAACCGGAACCTCTCGAAACAATCGGAAGAATTGTCGCGGAGAAACTCTCCGCACTTCAGAAGGAAGAAACGAGGAGCCAGTCATGA